The following proteins come from a genomic window of Calorimonas adulescens:
- a CDS encoding FAD-dependent oxidoreductase translates to MNTEFESLFKPMKIGKMEVKNRIVMTAMGIHSHRLVNEDGSYSLDGANYFIERAKGGVGLIVTGAMQVQDWFERVPGSAHNINKVADTYIKNSKYLVDNIHSYGTKIVVQLTAGSGRTAPQWLCEGDAIAPSDDLPNVWNPAIRHRALTIPEIQHYIECFANGAAIAKEAGFDGVEIHAVHEGYLLDQFTMSCTNKRTDKYGGSLENRLRFPCEIVQAIKAKCGNDFPVMVRYSVRSYMKGFNKGALPGEEFEEFGRDLEESTKVAKILEEAGYDALDADNGTYDSWYWSHPPVYMPKACNLKDVKYIKKFVNIPVICAGRMDDPYTAADAVASGEIDAVGLARPLLADPEWPAKVQRGDIEDIRPCIACHNGCLARIFEGKDMCCAVNPAVCREKAYELKPTKEKKNVVVIGGGIGGMEAARVSALRGHNVSLYEKSEELGGVFIAAAAPDFKESDKELIKWYKLQLNKLGVKIHLNTEVTPDLVTSLHPDEIFVATGSKAKKLPVPGIDGKNVVTAIDALLKKKPIGNKVVVVGGGLTGCEIAYDLAKDGKQVTIIEVLDDILKVKGLCAANANMLRELLAYYNVEVLVNTSLSAVTEGSVTVKTADGLKNIEADTVITAVGYNSDNRLYEQIKDCGVPVHLIGDAKQVSNLMGAIWDAYEVAMTI, encoded by the coding sequence ATGAACACCGAGTTTGAAAGTCTTTTTAAGCCGATGAAAATCGGCAAAATGGAAGTTAAAAACCGAATTGTTATGACTGCTATGGGGATACATTCACACAGACTGGTAAATGAAGACGGAAGCTACAGCTTAGATGGTGCAAACTATTTTATAGAACGAGCAAAGGGAGGCGTTGGGCTTATTGTTACAGGTGCAATGCAGGTGCAGGACTGGTTTGAACGTGTCCCCGGCAGTGCACACAACATCAACAAGGTAGCCGATACTTACATCAAAAACTCAAAATACCTTGTTGACAATATCCATTCATATGGGACCAAAATAGTTGTGCAGCTAACTGCTGGCTCGGGCCGTACTGCGCCTCAATGGCTGTGTGAAGGCGATGCGATTGCACCTTCAGACGACTTACCAAATGTTTGGAATCCTGCCATACGCCATCGTGCGCTTACTATACCTGAAATACAACACTATATAGAATGTTTTGCTAATGGTGCAGCAATTGCTAAGGAAGCTGGATTTGACGGCGTTGAGATACATGCTGTACACGAAGGTTATCTGCTTGACCAGTTCACAATGAGCTGTACGAATAAACGTACAGACAAATATGGAGGCAGCCTTGAAAACCGTCTGCGTTTTCCCTGCGAAATAGTTCAGGCCATTAAAGCAAAATGCGGCAATGATTTTCCCGTTATGGTGCGCTATAGCGTGCGCAGTTATATGAAAGGCTTCAATAAAGGTGCTCTTCCAGGTGAGGAATTTGAGGAATTTGGGCGGGACCTTGAAGAGAGTACAAAAGTAGCTAAAATACTTGAGGAAGCAGGATACGATGCACTTGATGCAGACAATGGGACATATGATTCATGGTATTGGTCTCACCCACCTGTATATATGCCCAAAGCGTGCAATCTAAAAGATGTGAAATACATCAAGAAATTTGTCAATATACCTGTTATTTGCGCAGGACGTATGGATGACCCGTATACAGCCGCAGATGCGGTGGCAAGCGGAGAGATAGATGCAGTTGGACTTGCCAGGCCATTATTGGCAGATCCAGAATGGCCGGCAAAAGTTCAAAGAGGTGACATTGAAGACATACGCCCGTGCATTGCCTGTCATAACGGCTGCCTGGCACGTATTTTTGAGGGTAAAGATATGTGCTGCGCAGTAAATCCTGCTGTGTGCCGCGAAAAGGCTTATGAGCTAAAGCCTACAAAAGAAAAGAAAAATGTAGTTGTAATCGGGGGCGGTATAGGAGGTATGGAGGCAGCTCGTGTAAGTGCGTTGCGTGGGCATAATGTTAGCTTATATGAAAAAAGCGAGGAGCTTGGTGGAGTATTTATAGCGGCGGCAGCACCAGACTTCAAAGAGAGTGACAAGGAACTGATAAAATGGTACAAACTCCAACTCAACAAATTAGGTGTCAAGATACATTTGAATACAGAAGTAACCCCCGACTTGGTTACCAGCTTGCATCCTGATGAAATATTCGTAGCTACTGGTTCAAAGGCTAAGAAGCTTCCAGTTCCAGGTATCGATGGTAAAAATGTCGTAACAGCTATAGATGCTCTTTTAAAGAAAAAACCTATCGGCAATAAGGTTGTAGTTGTGGGCGGAGGTCTTACAGGGTGTGAAATCGCCTACGACCTTGCAAAAGACGGGAAGCAGGTTACCATTATTGAAGTCTTGGATGACATACTCAAGGTAAAGGGACTGTGTGCCGCAAATGCCAATATGCTGCGTGAACTACTTGCATACTATAATGTCGAGGTGTTAGTTAATACAAGCCTTTCAGCGGTTACAGAGGGCAGTGTTACTGTAAAAACTGCAGATGGACTTAAAAATATAGAAGCAGATACTGTTATAACTGCAGTAGGTTACAATAGCGACAACAGGCTTTACGAGCAGATAAAAGATTGTGGCGTCCCTGTACACCTTATCGGAGATGCAAAACAAGTTTCCAATCTCATGGGTGCGATATGGGATGCCTATGAAGTGGCTATGACTATTTAA
- a CDS encoding TetR/AcrR family transcriptional regulator: MSMNEITTSERIIDCALELFKQRGFDNVTINDICNAVNITKRTFYYHFKSKDDLLGKFYTKVYDLNKQSISRLLSASNFWEQIWIIVGDYVDYTIQYGHEILKQVFKANLNENKGTFSLEDALVQQLLLPIIKKAQEAGHVRNQSSPESLYEATCHIVIGIAVMWCIHNGGFDEKSIILSNLEALFDVPPEFSLINTTHGKK; the protein is encoded by the coding sequence ATGAGTATGAATGAAATTACAACATCTGAAAGAATTATCGATTGTGCCCTTGAACTATTCAAACAGAGGGGTTTTGATAATGTAACCATAAATGATATTTGTAATGCAGTTAATATAACAAAGAGGACATTTTATTATCATTTTAAATCAAAAGATGATTTGTTGGGAAAATTCTACACAAAGGTGTATGATTTAAACAAGCAGAGCATTTCACGCTTGCTTTCTGCATCCAATTTCTGGGAGCAAATATGGATTATAGTTGGTGACTATGTGGATTATACTATTCAATACGGTCATGAAATCTTAAAGCAGGTGTTCAAGGCAAATTTAAATGAAAACAAAGGAACTTTTTCTTTAGAAGATGCCTTAGTACAGCAATTGTTGCTTCCAATAATTAAAAAAGCTCAAGAGGCTGGCCATGTCCGCAACCAATCCTCGCCTGAAAGCCTATATGAAGCCACTTGCCATATTGTAATTGGAATCGCAGTAATGTGGTGCATACATAATGGCGGTTTTGATGAGAAGTCTATTATACTAAGTAATTTAGAAGCACTCTTCGATGTGCCGCCTGAATTCAGTCTGATTAATACAACACATGGAAAAAAGTAA
- a CDS encoding carbohydrate ABC transporter permease, with the protein MFYIMVITVMVLILFPFIWQILTSIKSESELWSIPPVWIPKKINLDHYYSVFIKRPFLTYIKNSFIVALSTTVFSVFVASFAAYALARLRFKGKNIILSLVLAVSMFPGIAIVSPLYIFMMNIHLLNTYIGLIIPYTTFTLPLAIWNLTTFFKEIPFELEESARVDGATYMQTFIRIIFPLAAPGVFTTAILSFISAWNEFLFALVFNTKDAMRTVPVAIAMFPGEHELPWGDMAAASVVVTIPLIIMVLIFQRRIISGLTAGAIKG; encoded by the coding sequence ATGTTTTATATCATGGTGATAACGGTAATGGTTCTCATACTTTTTCCGTTTATCTGGCAGATATTGACATCTATTAAAAGTGAGAGCGAACTGTGGAGCATTCCGCCCGTATGGATTCCAAAGAAAATAAACCTGGATCACTACTATTCCGTATTTATTAAGAGGCCGTTTCTGACGTATATAAAAAACAGTTTTATTGTAGCCTTAAGCACCACAGTATTCAGTGTCTTTGTAGCATCTTTTGCAGCCTATGCCCTGGCCAGGCTCCGCTTTAAGGGTAAAAATATTATACTCTCATTGGTGCTTGCCGTGTCCATGTTTCCCGGTATAGCCATAGTCAGCCCCCTTTATATATTCATGATGAACATACATCTTTTAAATACCTATATAGGGCTTATAATACCCTATACCACATTTACATTGCCCTTGGCAATATGGAACCTTACCACATTTTTCAAGGAGATACCCTTTGAACTGGAGGAATCAGCAAGGGTAGATGGTGCCACATACATGCAGACCTTTATAAGGATAATATTTCCTTTAGCTGCACCAGGGGTATTTACCACTGCAATCCTCTCTTTTATATCGGCATGGAATGAATTTCTATTTGCGCTGGTCTTTAACACCAAAGATGCAATGAGGACCGTACCTGTAGCCATTGCCATGTTTCCCGGTGAACATGAGCTACCATGGGGTGACATGGCGGCAGCATCTGTAGTGGTGACAATACCCTTGATAATAATGGTGCTTATATTCCAGAGAAGAATAATATCCGGACTTACAGCAGGAGCAATAAAGGGATGA
- a CDS encoding carbohydrate ABC transporter permease: MIDFMNTTNKAHKRSMTESQFGYLMVMPALLCIGLIALYPVVQTFWLSLHRLRLQFPDMTKFIGLQNYITIFNDDRFINATINTVEFTVISVALELVFGLGIAMLMNKEYKGRGLMRAAALVPWAIPTTVSAMMWKFIYNDQLGVLNDILVKLHIIPEYKAWLGSEATAMGAAIAADVWKTTPFMALLLLAGLQVIPKELYEAATVDGASPWRQFTTITLPLLRPTILVALIFRTLDAFRVFDLIYVLTGGGPGNSTETLSVYAYKTLFRNMDFGMGSTLAVLIFIFIFIISLIYIRILSSGGKED, encoded by the coding sequence ATGATTGATTTTATGAATACAACAAATAAAGCCCATAAACGGAGCATGACTGAATCACAGTTCGGCTATCTTATGGTGATGCCTGCACTTCTCTGCATCGGTCTTATTGCATTATATCCTGTGGTACAGACATTCTGGCTGAGCCTTCATAGGCTTAGGCTCCAGTTTCCGGACATGACGAAATTTATAGGGCTTCAGAATTATATCACCATTTTTAATGACGACAGGTTCATCAATGCCACTATAAATACCGTAGAATTTACGGTAATTTCTGTGGCACTGGAACTGGTCTTTGGCCTGGGCATAGCTATGTTGATGAATAAGGAATACAAAGGCAGGGGCCTTATGAGAGCTGCTGCTCTTGTGCCGTGGGCCATACCAACAACCGTGTCGGCAATGATGTGGAAGTTCATATACAATGACCAGTTGGGTGTGCTGAATGATATACTGGTCAAACTGCATATAATACCCGAATATAAAGCATGGCTGGGAAGTGAGGCTACAGCCATGGGCGCAGCTATTGCAGCAGACGTGTGGAAGACCACACCTTTTATGGCTCTGCTGCTTCTGGCAGGTCTCCAGGTAATTCCGAAGGAACTCTATGAAGCTGCCACGGTAGACGGAGCATCACCCTGGAGGCAATTCACAACGATCACATTGCCTCTTTTAAGGCCTACCATTTTGGTGGCGCTTATTTTCAGAACGCTGGATGCTTTTAGAGTGTTTGATCTGATATATGTTCTTACAGGCGGAGGACCGGGTAACTCTACAGAGACCCTCAGTGTATATGCATATAAGACCCTCTTCAGGAATATGGACTTTGGCATGGGCTCTACCCTGGCGGTTTTAATATTTATCTTTATTTTTATTATAAGCCTGATATACATCAGGATATTAAGCTCAGGCGGCAAGGAGGATTAA
- a CDS encoding ABC transporter substrate-binding protein: protein MRGFRFLSILLVALLIAGLTAGCGGGQQSSSDTNQPGESTQPEQTQEPVTIVYRAGKDTSERTQMLIKEFEEQNPNIKVDFQEMPWSTDDQHNAYVTALQAQDSSIDVIAMDVIWTAEFASAGWLLPLGDKFPASEREKFLSGPIEAVTYNGEIYALPEYTDAGVLYYRKDIITTPPETWEELIEMSKENIGKNGIKYGIVFQGNQYEGLVCDALEFIHGNGGDVLDSSGNVVINSPRAVEGLKEMIRLVDEKIAPEGVTTYMEEDARNVFQQGDALFMRNWPYAWAVLNGDDSPVKGKVGIAPLPHGPQGQAGAPTLGGWNLAVSKYSKHPDEAYKFIEFMCSEGGQKTTALVGGNLPTRKAVYEDEEVLAKNPFYKDLYSAFISARPRPVSPFYPQISDSMQINFHKTLTGNITAEEAISNVEKDIKSIMGK, encoded by the coding sequence ATGAGAGGGTTTAGATTTCTTTCGATTTTGCTTGTCGCACTGCTTATAGCAGGACTTACTGCCGGCTGCGGCGGAGGGCAGCAGAGCAGCAGTGATACCAATCAGCCGGGAGAAAGTACTCAGCCCGAGCAGACACAAGAGCCTGTAACAATCGTATACAGGGCAGGAAAAGACACATCAGAGAGGACTCAGATGCTTATAAAGGAGTTTGAAGAGCAAAACCCAAATATTAAAGTGGATTTCCAGGAGATGCCCTGGTCCACCGATGACCAGCACAATGCATATGTGACAGCACTGCAGGCACAGGATTCAAGTATAGATGTTATTGCAATGGATGTCATATGGACTGCTGAGTTTGCCAGTGCTGGATGGCTTTTGCCTCTGGGCGATAAATTTCCTGCAAGCGAAAGGGAGAAATTCCTGTCAGGGCCCATCGAGGCTGTTACATATAACGGTGAGATCTATGCACTTCCGGAATATACCGATGCCGGTGTGCTGTACTACAGAAAGGACATAATAACGACTCCTCCGGAGACCTGGGAGGAACTCATAGAGATGTCCAAAGAGAACATCGGTAAAAACGGCATAAAGTATGGTATAGTCTTCCAAGGCAATCAGTATGAAGGGCTTGTATGCGATGCGCTTGAGTTTATACACGGAAATGGCGGGGATGTCCTGGACAGCAGCGGTAATGTTGTTATAAACTCTCCCCGGGCGGTGGAAGGGCTTAAAGAAATGATTAGATTGGTTGATGAGAAGATAGCTCCTGAGGGTGTTACCACATATATGGAAGAGGACGCAAGGAACGTATTCCAGCAGGGTGACGCACTGTTTATGAGGAACTGGCCCTATGCATGGGCTGTACTCAATGGAGATGATTCACCGGTAAAGGGTAAGGTAGGCATTGCACCTTTGCCGCATGGTCCGCAAGGCCAGGCCGGTGCACCGACATTGGGCGGATGGAATCTGGCAGTGAGCAAGTATTCCAAACATCCTGATGAGGCATATAAGTTCATAGAGTTCATGTGCAGTGAAGGGGGACAGAAGACAACTGCCCTCGTGGGCGGGAACCTGCCGACCAGAAAGGCTGTATATGAGGATGAAGAAGTATTGGCCAAAAACCCGTTCTATAAAGACCTTTATAGCGCATTTATATCGGCCAGGCCGCGTCCCGTATCACCTTTCTATCCCCAGATTTCCGACTCAATGCAGATAAACTTCCATAAGACACTCACCGGAAATATTACTGCTGAAGAAGCCATATCCAATGTAGAGAAAGATATTAAGTCAATTATGGGTAAATAA
- a CDS encoding response regulator — MRLLIADDEPLVRNGIANSIPWKTKGFTEVYTAEDGLSAYEMTKELNIDVLIADIRMPGMDGLDLIKRVKELDNGIKVVILTAYDNFDYARKAVSLGAFDYLLKPADPNLLIDTVLRAKKDRENELIKKEENQRIRELLRDSMPELRERFLNVLLKGGWNRQMKERAEYLNIHIDDAYSFCIAVLPEDIDDIGEEDKQIRMFKLRREIDDFLNDLKLNGFVAEQQDNIQMVIINGYKELKPTEEIWERIGNHLHEFLASRGFNVTMGVGNIVNTIARIHKSCEQAVNAVGYRFYLGKGSTIYLRDMEPSGDSIYQDIYEFTESLLPFIKMGKKENVIQGIDMVFKRITESMVPISIAKRWIFEIIVTLSRVIYEINENPDILFKDSDPWREVNGMHTLEELKVWLNDMLITTMEYIEIRKNSRNRDIVDEIYRITEERFGDQNLNLNSIADILHYTPNYLSFVFKQVTGENFTDFLTRYRVEKAKRLLMDKRIKIYTVSLEVGYSDPKYFSKVFKKITGYTPAEFREAAQR, encoded by the coding sequence ATGAGACTCTTAATAGCAGACGACGAGCCTTTAGTAAGGAATGGGATAGCTAACAGTATACCATGGAAAACAAAGGGATTTACGGAGGTATACACAGCGGAGGATGGGCTCAGTGCCTATGAAATGACTAAGGAGCTTAATATAGATGTGTTGATTGCCGATATCAGGATGCCCGGTATGGACGGGTTGGATTTAATCAAAAGGGTTAAGGAGTTGGATAATGGTATAAAGGTAGTGATACTCACAGCTTATGATAACTTTGACTACGCCAGAAAGGCTGTAAGCCTTGGGGCTTTTGACTACCTTTTAAAACCGGCTGACCCAAATCTGCTTATAGATACTGTTTTAAGGGCAAAGAAAGACAGGGAGAATGAACTTATCAAAAAAGAGGAAAATCAAAGGATAAGAGAGCTTTTAAGGGATTCCATGCCTGAACTGCGTGAAAGGTTTTTAAATGTACTCCTTAAGGGAGGCTGGAACCGGCAAATGAAGGAGAGGGCCGAATATCTTAATATTCATATTGATGATGCTTATAGCTTCTGTATAGCCGTGCTGCCGGAGGATATTGATGACATAGGTGAAGAGGATAAGCAAATAAGGATGTTTAAACTGAGGCGTGAGATAGATGACTTCTTAAACGACTTGAAGCTCAATGGTTTTGTTGCAGAGCAGCAGGATAACATTCAAATGGTTATAATAAATGGGTATAAAGAGCTTAAACCCACAGAGGAGATATGGGAGCGGATAGGAAATCATCTCCATGAATTTCTCGCTTCAAGAGGATTTAATGTAACTATGGGTGTGGGAAATATAGTAAATACCATAGCAAGAATACACAAGTCCTGCGAGCAGGCTGTAAATGCAGTGGGCTACAGGTTTTATCTGGGAAAGGGTTCAACCATTTATTTAAGAGACATGGAACCTTCGGGAGACAGCATATATCAGGATATATATGAGTTTACGGAGTCCCTATTGCCCTTTATTAAAATGGGGAAAAAGGAAAATGTTATACAGGGTATTGATATGGTGTTTAAACGCATAACCGAGTCTATGGTTCCTATTTCTATAGCCAAGAGATGGATATTTGAGATAATTGTGACCCTTTCGCGGGTAATCTATGAGATTAACGAGAACCCCGACATACTTTTTAAAGACTCCGATCCATGGCGTGAAGTAAACGGCATGCATACCCTGGAAGAACTGAAGGTATGGTTAAATGACATGCTTATTACAACCATGGAGTATATTGAAATCAGGAAGAATTCGAGGAACAGGGATATAGTAGATGAGATATACAGGATTACTGAAGAGAGGTTTGGCGACCAAAACCTGAACCTGAACTCTATTGCCGACATTCTGCACTACACACCCAATTACCTGAGCTTTGTCTTCAAGCAGGTTACCGGAGAGAACTTTACAGACTTTTTGACCAGGTACAGGGTGGAGAAGGCCAAAAGGCTCCTTATGGACAAAAGGATAAAAATATATACTGTTTCCCTGGAGGTCGGGTACTCTGACCCTAAGTATTTCAGCAAGGTATTTAAGAAGATAACAGGTTATACCCCGGCTGAATTTAGAGAGGCTGCACAGAGATAA
- a CDS encoding sensor histidine kinase, which produces MRSSKLARKVFIYFIILIVPSLTAVGFLSAWWVSRIIDEGSITSITQTLSQANKNVTSIINETNDILFSISMNRELQQSLDNDLTSGPLEQAQEAVNINRSISYPGGFNMRYRSFEVFAINKEFYPDISGGGYIFNNSLVKDSEWYKEAVKLGGNIYWRGPHRDYFVYEPVISAVKLIKSVKNHNKPLAVASVDIGISTLRNILGDIVLGKTGHVFLVDRNNNILFHNDPDMLGKNLDGVEYVKRVFDRDSGNFLMTENGVRKIVLFNTVESTGWKLIGIVPYNEIGGRAQVIKNYTMFVGLLCILLAAIFAYLISVGVTRPMNVLIAAMKNVESGDLDVRVDLKSNDEISTLGHGFNSMIERINSLIREVYETNYRRKEAELAALQAQINPHFLYNVLDSINWMAMSYNAKDISLMVTSLAKVMRYSLSGSEDVLLKDELKCIESYLNIQRIRYGDKFDYTLDFQDEIMEEKVPKFILQPLVENAIIHGIEPKKGPGRISIKGMFEGKFIKIVIKDDGVGMSTTEKEEGIGIRNVRERIRLKYGEAYGLLFESKPGEGTNVTVLLPGEVI; this is translated from the coding sequence GTGAGGAGTTCAAAGCTTGCCCGTAAGGTGTTTATTTATTTTATTATATTGATTGTTCCGTCCTTAACGGCAGTCGGCTTCTTGTCTGCATGGTGGGTATCAAGGATTATTGATGAGGGTTCTATAACCTCTATAACCCAGACCCTGTCTCAGGCAAATAAGAACGTAACCAGTATTATAAACGAGACCAACGATATACTTTTTTCCATATCTATGAACAGAGAGTTGCAGCAGAGCCTTGATAACGATTTGACATCTGGGCCATTGGAACAGGCGCAGGAGGCTGTAAATATAAACAGGTCGATAAGCTATCCGGGTGGGTTTAATATGAGGTATAGGAGTTTTGAGGTATTTGCCATAAATAAGGAGTTTTATCCTGACATCAGCGGAGGGGGTTATATATTCAACAACAGTCTGGTAAAAGACAGCGAATGGTATAAAGAGGCAGTAAAGTTGGGAGGCAACATCTACTGGAGGGGGCCCCACAGGGACTACTTTGTATATGAACCTGTTATTTCAGCGGTAAAGCTGATAAAATCGGTTAAAAACCATAATAAACCGCTGGCCGTTGCGTCTGTGGATATAGGTATATCAACCTTAAGGAACATACTTGGGGACATAGTTTTGGGCAAGACAGGTCATGTGTTTCTGGTGGACAGAAATAACAATATCCTGTTTCACAATGATCCTGATATGCTGGGCAAAAATTTGGATGGAGTTGAATATGTAAAGAGGGTTTTTGACAGAGATAGCGGGAACTTTCTCATGACAGAGAACGGCGTTCGAAAGATAGTTCTGTTCAATACCGTTGAATCAACTGGATGGAAATTAATCGGAATAGTACCTTATAATGAAATAGGCGGGAGGGCACAGGTGATAAAAAACTACACTATGTTTGTAGGCCTTCTGTGTATTCTTCTTGCCGCTATATTTGCGTATCTGATTTCAGTAGGGGTTACACGACCCATGAATGTCCTTATAGCAGCCATGAAAAATGTGGAGAGCGGTGATTTGGATGTAAGAGTTGACCTTAAATCCAATGATGAGATAAGTACATTGGGGCACGGTTTTAACTCCATGATCGAAAGGATAAATTCTCTTATAAGAGAGGTATATGAAACCAATTACAGACGTAAAGAGGCTGAGCTGGCCGCACTGCAGGCCCAGATAAATCCTCACTTTCTATACAATGTATTGGATTCTATAAACTGGATGGCCATGAGCTATAATGCAAAGGACATAAGCCTCATGGTTACATCTCTTGCCAAGGTTATGAGGTATTCCTTAAGCGGAAGTGAGGATGTTCTGCTGAAAGATGAATTAAAATGCATTGAGAGCTACCTCAATATCCAGAGGATAAGGTATGGAGATAAGTTTGATTATACTTTGGATTTTCAGGACGAGATAATGGAGGAAAAGGTGCCTAAGTTTATACTGCAGCCTTTGGTCGAAAATGCCATAATACATGGTATTGAACCCAAAAAGGGGCCTGGCCGTATCAGCATTAAAGGTATGTTCGAAGGGAAATTTATAAAGATTGTGATAAAGGATGACGGCGTAGGCATGAGTACCACTGAAAAAGAAGAGGGTATAGGTATACGCAATGTAAGAGAAAGGATAAGGTTAAAATACGGAGAAGCATATGGGCTGCTGTTTGAAAGTAAGCCCGGAGAAGGTACAAATGTGACTGTACTTTTACCAGGCGAGGTGATATGA
- the pgmB gene encoding beta-phosphoglucomutase, whose product MLRYEGMIFDLDGVLTDTARFHYAAWKRLCEEIGCYFDEIINEKLKGIGRMESLNIILNENDIEISDEGKQFLADRKNLYYKEMISKITPMDLLPGVSELFQRLNELGVKKAVASASRNACTVLERLGIIDYFQYIVDTDRIKNGKPDPEIFLNASKGLGIPPKKCIGVEDSQAGIEAIKKAGMYAIGIGKPDTLYKADLVLRDLRDTDRIISILLP is encoded by the coding sequence ATGTTAAGGTATGAAGGCATGATTTTCGACCTGGACGGTGTGCTGACCGATACAGCGAGATTTCACTACGCAGCATGGAAGAGATTATGTGAAGAGATCGGCTGTTACTTTGATGAGATAATAAATGAAAAGCTTAAGGGTATAGGCAGGATGGAGTCTTTGAATATCATATTGAATGAGAATGATATAGAGATTTCCGATGAGGGAAAACAGTTTTTGGCAGATAGGAAGAACCTGTATTATAAGGAGATGATATCAAAGATTACACCTATGGACCTTTTACCCGGTGTATCTGAACTCTTTCAAAGGCTGAATGAGCTGGGGGTAAAAAAAGCTGTGGCTTCGGCCAGTAGGAATGCCTGTACGGTATTGGAGAGATTGGGAATCATTGATTATTTCCAATATATAGTAGATACCGATCGGATAAAGAACGGCAAACCGGACCCTGAGATATTTTTAAATGCTTCAAAGGGCCTTGGCATACCTCCTAAAAAGTGCATAGGTGTGGAAGATTCGCAGGCAGGTATAGAGGCCATTAAAAAAGCTGGCATGTACGCCATAGGCATAGGTAAACCTGATACACTTTACAAAGCCGATTTGGTTTTGAGGGACCTGAGGGATACAGACAGGATAATTTCCATTTTGCTGCCATAG